The following coding sequences are from one Capsicum annuum cultivar UCD-10X-F1 chromosome 3, UCD10Xv1.1, whole genome shotgun sequence window:
- the LOC107861583 gene encoding helicase SEN1 isoform X2: MSKTRRELLERWRVIEEEDEENEDDGHRFRQLKEEWFSDAFNYLISLPQQSHIWCASWDLMGPLLETFYNYYKDHRTDSPLKLLMERTSEEMRHCTQCICQYHQAQELYTTEYDPTTIGPLLDVLRTLDEERITQHLKHINNRITCREHDIVHDSGEIVSVMFEVLMFPILLDDSYLASEFETFIDAIDKTHELTLGGHQQYPGVYALLFHKGRRARTIGLRLAGRMGKLRLSTDLDALQPLLKKYISYLATDVLPLCTPNLRPRVELDRVTVWLGIKALLGFLEPPAFEEGILDRYPIFLSVVLNHISDDSPEFSCAVNCLRLLFEMLGYKLWLKTSLSPSVMRNTLLGQCFHTRNEKSHKEIFDLFQPFLQSLEALQDGEHEKQRRNLLYFLLHQVTVSSNFSLIMRKKACQIALFIVHRGYTMNPPSPPYECAHMWGPSLVSSLKDSSLHSSLRQPAFDVIQTIIVSDASALITSILKYQLATSAERCLPFQLDEEEGQGNMFGCDFEENDVSCWNEFSSQADITSDLCGDWMCIPMLWFEILVEIDPSILPISFAKAVFWALSRLSLLESDNDSDMTPSVGHWLRTCGSDISHVFNWKVPSGSNDGGEGVESKNSIKVSTKCIPLIRLFKRSTAHFIIRMEQGELRKQWTWEPMISDSLILLLVDPNDNARHVGRCILEQLSNTRGLTSGLQFLCSSPSSLVATFTGIRHALKLVQLDCVLSEFQTLHHFFFVMCKLIKEGNSCSQPLVGKSCEDVGISKFSSQGGFLKQPVLQAQNEHMDAHNAVVSSILWEKFCCLLSEMAWISVQKCLAAGKVFIGQKSSQMTCIRLLETLPVVFGRLCREPTAVLNNAVTQCLRDLIDWGHSPLPVVVRYWKDALISLLILIKESCCGVPASLAADFEKLISCDNIPMNEMTKQVAQLSVSLVDGSYTDLKKTNVDSKCLPGEEFILADNSAKPFSRMGKRMHVPDSKRFVDKEISNLIVHSGDDRETDASVGADINSCVNFDPKLVGHIAGKVVYSDPVKEIDSRKISQPVDLCLDLDIPRFELNAVQAGKDSPLVNSKAMEPKSEETDIKCRLNYLNLNSKENSSLTSELHSSLGSSSYGGASTKENDGEWVIKTNDAVLKELVSENRGDQESAFLVSARRQRSFSIKTSLSGPKRKVIQLSLPVENRSNALRLDDGVKRFKTVRLDDWYRPILEFNYFSTVGLTSAGEGNNDSLSKLKEVPVCFQSVDEYVEIFRPLILEEFKAQLQSSFQEMTSPEEMSCGSLSVMSVERIDDFHFIRCVHEDVDSSGSKSCSDNDLILLTRQPLRNSCPDIHMVGKVEKREKDCKRRSSILLIRLYLQNKPYLMRARKFLVERSKWCISRLMTITSQLREFQALSGIRGIPLLPVILNPTCYDHYKHHGESFNKLSRPLQQVLKSAYNDSQLQAISSAIGPFDPKKDFQLSLIQGPPGTGKTRVIVAIVSSLLSFAQVDGKRSSNGGLKSTGVSGTASRQRVCQAAAVARAWQDAALARQLNDDLENDKLMGNCSKRRILICAQSNAAVDELVSRITSEGLYGSDGTMYKPYIVRVGNTKTVHPNSLPFFIDTLVDHRIAEEKMNATDSKNDADEDTLTCLRSNLEKLVDTIKCYEAKRASLRDGNSDSNCLLEGDTDKANNAREMSDAEVEAKLRILYEKKKSIYMDLAAAQARERKANEETKALRHKLRKAILKEAEIVVTTLSGCGGDLYGVCAASMSGQRFSSSSEGVLFDAVVIDEAAQALEPASLIPLQLLKSKGTRCVMVGDPKQLPATVLSNIASKFSFQCSMFERLQRAGYPVNMLTQQYRMHPDICRFPSFHFYDGKLVDGDQLSSKVASFHGTKALGPYVFFDVVDGKELHDKKSGTLSLYNESEADAAVEVLRFFKRRFPSEFVGGRIGIITPYRCQLSLLRSRFSSAFGSSITADMEFNTVDGFQGREVDIVILSTVRAFEACSNATQVNSSRIGFVADVRRMNVALTRAKLSLWIMGNTRTLRTNQNWAALVKDAKERELVMSLKRPYNATFKSYDQEKHFTLEKPENCTRKLKHVKAAEATCEHGDRQKKNVKHVTERKRKDTSFGAPFDTPIRVDLYGKNVEGVQRSKDESSLLLKKDLNNYDGRNSKSARILLGENQPESSESCEKISKKHGKERKAHGLHGKQCDSLDSNLGNSKKSGSDYHKHSVSVASERFQVPSERDDKLQNTRGWKNPAKTTVMQKNVEAEVEACNQVKKPDHMISERKQQRDAVDALLSSALISSNKSRSSLRSLPAKRTSSPNAGGPPIRPPKKNKS; the protein is encoded by the exons ATGTCGAAGACGAGGAGAGAGCTGTTGGAGCGATGGAGGGTCATCGAAGAAGAAGACGAGGAAAACGAAGACGACGGACATCGTTTCCGGCAGCTCAAAGAAGAATGGTTTTCAGATGCATTCAACTACTTGATTTCTTTGCCCCAACAATCTCATATTTGGTGTGCTTCCTGGGACCTCATGGGACCTCTTCTCGAGACTTTCTATAATTATTACAAGGATCATCGAACTGATTCTCCCTTAAAGCTCCTAATGGAAAGAACCTCTGAGGAAATGCGCCACTGCACTCAATGCATATGTCAATACCATCAAGCCCAAGAGCTTTACACTACAGAATATGACCCAACAACCATTGGTCCTCTTCTTGATGTCTTGCGCACTCTTGATGAGGAAAGAATCACTCAGCATCTCAAGCACATTAATAACAGAATTACATGTCGAGAGCACGACATAGTCCATGACAGTGGAGAAATAGTCAGCGTCATGTTTGAG GTTTTGATGTTCCCGATTTTGTTAGATGATTCTTATTTGGCAAGTGAATTTGAAACATTCATTGACGCTATCGATAAAACTCATGAACTGACCCTGGGTGGACACCAGCAGTATCCG GGAGTTTACGCATTACTTTTCCATAAAGGACGAAGAGCTCGTACCATCGGTTTACGACTGGCTGGACGCATGGGTAAATTGAG GCTATCAACAGATTTGGATGCTTTGCAGCCTTTGCTGAAGAAGTACATTTCATATTTGGCAACAGACGTTTTGCCATTGTGTACGCCGAATCTAAGGCCTAGGGTTGAGTTGGATCGAGTAACTGTATGGCTTGGGATCAAAGCATT GCTTGGATTCTTGGAGCCTCCAGCTTTTGAAGAAGGCATTTTAGATCGCTATCCCATTTTTCTGAGTGTTGTTCTCAATCATATCAGTGATGATTCGCCAGAGTTTTCTTGTGCAGTTAATTGTCTGAGATTATTGTTTGAGATGCTTG GATATAAGCTTTGGTTGAAGACTTCACTATCTCCAAGTGTGATGCGCAATACACTATTGGGTCAGTGTTTCCACACTCGAAATGAGAAAAGCCATAAGGAAATCTTTGATCTTTTCCAGCCTTTTCTACAG TCCCTTGAAGCTTTACAAGATGGAGAACACGAAAAGCAACGGagaaatcttctttattttctcctgCATCAAGTTACCGTGAGCAGTAACTTTAGCTTGATCATGAGAAAAAAGGCTTGCCAG ATAGCTCTTTTCATAGTTCACCGAGGTTATACTATGAACCCGCCTTCTCCGCCATATGAATGCGCACATATGTG GGGACCTTCCCTTGTATCCTCTCTGAAGGATTCGTCACTTCACAGTTCTCTTCGTCAACCTGCATTTGATGTTATTCAAACTATTATAGTCTCTGATGCTTCTGCTCTGATAACTTCAATTCTGAAGTATCAACTTGCTACTAGTGCCGAAAGATGCTTGCCATTCCAGCTTGATGAAGAAGAGGGCCAAGGAAATATGTTTGGTTgtgattttgaagaaaatgatgtcAGTTGTTGGAACGAATTTAGTTCTCAAGCTGATATAACATCAGATCTCTGTGGGGATTGGATGTGCATCCCAATGTTGTGGTTTGAGATTTTAGTTGAAATTGATCCGTCGATTCTTCCAATATCATTTGCTAAGGCTGTTTTCTGGGCTTTGTCACGCCTTTCTTTACTAGAATCTGATAATGACTCGGATATGACACCTTCAGTTGGTCACTGGTTGAGAACCTGTGGTTCAGATATCTCTCATGTTTTCAATTGGAAGGTTCCATCTGGTTCAAATGATGGTGGCGAGGGAGTGGAATCTAAAAACTCCATTAAGGTCTCAACAAAGTGTATACCTCTAATTAGGCTTTTCAAGAG GTCAACTGCTCATTTCATCATCAGAATGGAGCAAGGGGAGCTAAGGAAGCAGTGGACATGGGAGCCCATGATTAGTGACAGTTTGATTCTTCTGCTTGTGGATCCCAACGAC AATGCTAGACATGTTGGTCGGTGTATTCTTGAACAACTTTCAAATACACGAGGCCTAACTAGTGGACTGCAGTTTCTTTGCTCCAGCCCATCATCACTCGTAGCTACCTTTACAGGGATAAGACATGCTCTAAAGCTG GTTCAGTTGGACTGCGTTCTATCAGAATTTCAGACTTTGCATCATTTCTTTTTTGTTATGTGCAAACTAATAAAAGAAGGGAATTCATGTAGCCAACCTCTAGTCGGAAAATCTTGTGAGGACGTTGGTATCTCGAAGTTTTCTTCTCAAGGGGGATTCTTAAAGCAGCCAGTGCTTCAAGCTCAAAATGAGCACATGGATGCACATAACGCAGTTGTCAGTTCCATTTTATGGGAGAAATTTTGTTGCTTACTCTCAGAAATGGCTTGGATTTCGGTCCAGAAGTGCTTGGCAGCTGGGAAGGTTTTTATAGGTCAAAAATCATCTCAG ATGACCTGCATCAGATTATTAGAGACCCTTCCTGTTGTTTTTGGAAGGCTTTGCCGAGAACCGACTGCAGTCCTTAATAATGCAGTGACGCAATGTCTTCGGGATCTGATAGATTGGGGTCATTCACCACTTCCAGTAGTGGTCAGATATTGGAAAGATGCTTTAATTTCattgttgattttgattaaaGAATCATGCTGTGGTGTCCCTGCTTCATTAGCTGCAGATTTTGAGAAACTTATTTCATGTG ATAATATTCCAATGAATGAGATGACCAAGCAAGTTGCTCAGCTTTCTGTTTCACTTGTGGATGGGAGTTACACTGACTTGAAAAAAACTAATGTTGATTCCAAATGTTTGCCTGGGGAAGAATTTATTCTTGCCGACAACTCTGCCAAGCCTTTTAGTAGGATGGGTAAAAGAATGCATGTTCCAGACTCAAAAAGATTTGTGGATAAGGAAATAAGTAATTTGATAGTTCATTCAGGTGATGATAGAGAAACAGATGCTTCTGTTGGTGCAGATATCAATTCTTGTGTCAACTTTGATCCTAAACTTGTTGGCCATATTGCTGGGAAAGTTGTGTATTCTGATCCTGTGAAAGAAATTGACTCCAGGAAGATTTCTCAGCCAGTTGATCTTTGTCTGGATCTGGATATCCCAAGATTTGAATTAAATGCAGTACAGGCGGGAAAGGATTCGCCTCTTGTCAATTCAAAAGCTATGGAGCCTAAGAGCGAGGAAACTGATATCAAGTGCcgtttaaattatttaaatctgAATTCCAAAGAAAATAGTTCTCTCACCTCTGAGCTTCATTCTTCTCTTGGGAGCTCATCTTATGGAGGTGCAAGTACGAAAGAGAATGATGGGGAATGGGTTATAAAAACTAATGATGCAGTCTTGAAAGAGCTCGTAAGCGAAAATAGAGGTGATCAGGAGTCGGCTTTCCTCGTTTCAGCTAGACGTCAACGATCATTCTCCATAAAAACAAGTCTCTCTGGTCCGAAAAGGAAagtcattcaactcagcttaccGGTTGAAAATCGGTCTAACGCTTTGAGATTGGATGATGGAGTAAAAAGATTTAAAACTGTGAGGCTTGATGATTGGTATAGACCTATTCTAGAGTTCAATTACTTCTCAACAGTTGGTTTGACAAGTGCAGGCGAAGGAAATAATGATAGTTTGAGTAAATTAAAGGAGGTTCCTGTTTGTTTCCAATCTGTTGATGAATATGTTGAAATTTTTCGTCCTCTCATATTGGAGGAGTTCAAGGCACAACTGCAGAGTTCCTTTCAGGAGATGACTTCTCCAGAAGAGATGTCTTGCGGCAGTCTTTCTGTAATGTCAGTCGaaagaattgatgattttcacTTTATTCGCTGTGTTCACGAGGATGTTGATTCATCTGGTTCTAAAAGCTGCTCAGACAATGATCTTATTTTGCTTACAAGACAGCCTCTGAGGAATTCTTGTCCTGATATTCACATGGTTGGAAAG GTTGAAAAGCGTGAAAAAGATTGTAAGAGGAGATCAAGCATCCTACTCATCAGGTTGTACTTGCAAAATAAACCTTATCTGATGCGAGCTCGAAAGTTTCTTGTTGAGAGAAGCAAATGGTGCATTAGTCGCCTAatgaccataacttctcaactcAGAGAATTTCAAGCATTGTCGGGCATTAGGGGAATCCCTTTGCTTCCTGTTATCTTGAACCCCACCTGTTATGATCATTATAAACATCACGGCGAGAGTTTCAATAAACTATCTAGACCTCTGCAGCAAGTCCTCAAATCGGCATATAATGACAGTCAACTGCAAGCTATCAGTTCTGCTATTGGACCTTTTGATCCTAAAAAGGATTTCCAATTATCCCTAATACAGGGTCCTCCAG GTACGGGGAAGACCCGGGTGATTGTGGCTATTGTCAGTTCGTTGCTTTCTTTCGCCCAAGTGGACggcaagagatcatcaaatggaGGCCTAAAGTCTACTGGAGTGTCTGGCACTGCTTCAAGACAGCGTGTTTGTCAAGCTGCAGCTGTTGCTAGGGCATGGCAGGACGCAGCCTTGGCTAGACAACTCAACGATGATTTAGAGAATGATAAACTAATGGGAAACTGCAGTAAAAGAAGAATACTCATCTGTGCACAATCAAATGCTGCAGTAGACGAACTAGTTTCCAGAATAACCAGTGAAGGCCTTTATGGAAGTGATGGGACCATGTACAAACCTTATATCGTTAGAGTAGGTAATACGAAAACAGTTCATCCTAATTCATTGCCGTTCTTCATTGATACACTTGTTGATCACCGCATAGCTGAGGAGAAAATGAATGCAACCGATTCAAAGAATGATGCCGATGAGGATACTTTGACATGCTTGCGGTCTAATCTTGAGAAGTTGGTTGATACTATCAAATGTTACGAAGCTAAAAGAGCTAGTTTACGGGATGGAAATTCTGATTCCAACTGTTTATTGGAAGGAGACACTGATAAAGCAAATAATGCAAGGGAAATGTCTGATGCAGAAGTTGAAGCAAAGCTTAGAATATTATATGAGAAGAAGAAATCAATATACATGGATCTCGCTGCTGCTCAGGCACGGGAGAGGAAAGCTAATGAGGAAACAAAAGCTCTTAGACACAAATTAAGGAAGGCTATACTAAAAGAGGCTGAGATTGTGGTGACTACACTGAGTGGCTGTGGTGGAGATCTATATGGGGTTTGTGCAGCATCTATGTCTGGCCAGAGGTTTAGTAGTTCATCTGAGGGTGTCCTATTTGATGCAGTTGTGATTGATGAAGCTGCTCAA GCTCTGGAACCCGCTTCCCTCATACCACTTCAACTATTAAAATCAAAGGGAACTAGATGTGTGATG GTGGGTGATCCAAAGCAGCTTCCAGCCACAGTTCTCTCCAACATTGCCAGCAAATTTTCTTTCCAATGTAGCATGTTTGAACGCTTGCAAAGGGCTGGTTATCCTGTTAACATGCTCACACAGCAG TATAGGATGCACCCAGACATATGCCGCTTTCCTTCTTTCCATTTTTATGATGGTAAGTTGGTTGATGGAGACCAGTTATCCAGCAAAGTTGCATCATTTCATGGGACTAAGGCCCTAGGTCCCTATGTCTTCTTTGATGTTGTGGATGGGAAGGAGCTCCATGATAAAAAATCTGGCACATTATCCCTCTACAACGAGAGTGAGGCTGATGCTGCAGTTGAAGTGTTAAGATTTTTCAAGAGAAG GTTTCCTTCCGAGTTTGTTGGTGGAAGAATTGGTATTATAACTCCTTATCGGTGTCAGCTTTCTCTGTTACGCTCACGGTTTTCAAGTGCATTTGGATCTTCTATCACCGCTGACATGGAGTTCAATACAGTCGATGGTTTTCAAGGTCGAGAAGTTGATATAGTTATACTCTCCACAGTGAGGGCATTCGAGGCATGCTCGAATGCAACACAGGTTAATTCTAGCCGTATTGGTTTTGTGGCCGATGTAAGGCGGATGAATGTTGCTTTGACTAGGGCAAAACTTTCTTTGTGGATCATGGGGAACACAAGGACATTGCGGACGAACCAGAACTGGGCAGCTCTAGTGAAGGATGCAAAAGAACGAGAGTTAGTGATGTCACTTAAAAGACCATATAATGCTACTTTTAAATCATATGATCAGGAGAAACACTTCACTTTAGAGAAACCAGAAAATTGTACAAGGAAGTTGAAGCatgttaaagcagctgaagcTACATGTGAGCATGGGGATAGACAAAAGAAGAACGTAAAGCATGTGacagaaaggaaaagaaaagacaCCAGCTTTGGAGCTCCATTTGACACTCCAATACGTGTTGATCTGTATGGAAAAAATGTTGAGGGAGTACAAAGATCTAAAGATGAAAGTAGTCTTTTGTTGAAAAAGGATCTCAATAATTATGATGGCAGAAATAGTAAGAGTGCGCGAATTTTACTTGGGGAAAATCAACCAGAATCAAGTGAAAGTTGCGAAAAGATCAGTAAGAAGCACGGGAAAGAGAGGAAAGCTCACGGGCTTCACGGAAAACAATGTGACAGCTTGGATAGTAACTTGGGGAATTCAAAAAAGTCAGGGAGTGATTACCATAAACATTCTGTATCTGTTGCATCTGAAAGATTTCAAGTACCTTCAGAACGTGATGATAAATTGCAGAATACGAGAGGTTGGAAGAACCCTGCTAAGACAACTGTTATGCAGAAGAATGTGGAAGCCGAGGTTGAAGCTTGTAATCAAGTTAAAAAACCTGATCACATGATATCAGAGAGGAAGCAACAACGTGATGCTGTTGATGCTCTTCTTTCTTCAGCACTAATATCTTCGAACAAGTCTAGGTCTTCACTAAGATCTTTGCCTGCCAAAAGGACGAGTTCACCAAATGCTGGAGGCCCTCCAATTAGACCACCTAAGAAAAATAAG